The Arachis hypogaea cultivar Tifrunner chromosome 14, arahy.Tifrunner.gnm2.J5K5, whole genome shotgun sequence genome has a segment encoding these proteins:
- the LOC112743220 gene encoding telomere repeat-binding protein 5 isoform X1 has protein sequence MVLHKRLNYSFDGYHVPVIPRASRSVRGRGSIRKKRDNSHIHAFEILASVAGNFLHANESSNPENTSFAKEADLFHGNNVKEKENDETGLFKGDLFTHGTCSKITTTCVPSLQGEHDNQSHIEGQGQNVLEREDGGMKRRNSNEKIIHIKGSYVGVNEPGHKVFKDCTLENNVEKPLPECRNHLDSSHGGSIARKLVNTDNDENFARCTQSNLRNKISSPPLDTPKLKDASPIASDENNSRDNSELENLQRMYPFKKRKFFNQTSSSTSDRGSQCQGVFDFSDSKVNSTIHGTGIEESSSIAGQQVHPGSKGCNVKLSIKSFKVPELFIDIPETATIGSLKRTVMEAVTTILGDELHIGILLQGKKIRDDNKTLIQTGICQDDKRHRLGFMLEPRHTRISSPSYNEDPCYLTSSPQQKLSRQSTSLMFQQGTYNVSQERSLIKIESCAEGDLKLSSSVADTSANNNMSKCRALVAVPAINMQALAVVPLRRKSGNPDFGQRRIRRPFSVLEVEALVQAVEKLGTGRWRDVKQRAFDHAKHRTYVDLKDKWKTLVHTARISPQQRRGEPVPQELLDRVLAAHAYWSQQQCKHQLKPL, from the exons ATGGTGTTGCATAAGAGGTTGAACTACAGCTTTGATGGCTATCATGTGCCTGTCATTCCTAGAGCTTCAAGATCTGTTAgg GGGAGAGGTTCCATCCGGAAGAAGCGCGACAACAGTCACATACATGCTTTTGAAATTTTAGCTAGTGTAGCTGGCAATTTCTTGCATGCAAACGAGAGTTCCAACCCTGAAAACACTTCTTTTGCAAAAGAAGCTGATCTTTTTCATGGTAATAATGTAAAGGAGAAAGAGAATGATGAAACAGGGTTGTTTAAGGGGGACCTTTTCACACACGGGACGTGTAGCAAAATTACCACTACTTGTGTCCCTAGTTTGCAAGGAGAACATGACAACCAAAG CCATATTGAAGGCCAAGGACAAAATGTCCTTGAGAGGGAAGATGGAGGCATGAAAAGAAGAAATTCTAATGAGAAAATCATCCATATCAAAGGCAGTTATGTCGGAGTTAATGAACCAGGTCATAAGGTATTTAAAGATTGCACTTTGGAAAATAATGTGGAAAAGCCTTTGCCAGAGTGTCGCAATCATCTTGATTCTTCGCACGGCGGTTCCATTGCTAGGAAATTAGTTAATACAGATAATGACGAAAACTTTGCTCGGTGCACTCAATCAAACTTGAGGAATAAGATATCGAGTCCACCATTAGACACACCAAAACTGAAGGATGCAAGTCCTATTGCAAGTG ATGAGAACAATAGTAGAGACAACTCTGAACTTGAAAATTTACAACGCATGTATCCATTTAAGAAGAGGAAGTTCTTTAATCAGACCTCATCATCCACATCCGATAGAGGCTCTCAGTGTCAAGGCGTATTTGATTTTTCAGACAGCAAAGTTAATAGCACAATCCATGGTACAG GGATTGAAGAATCGTCCTCTATAGCTGGTCAACAGGTTCATCCTGGATCCAAGGGTTGTAATG TGAAGCTTAGCATAAAATCCTTCAAAGTCCCGGAGCTTTTCATTGATATACCAGAAACTGCAACAATTGGATCACTGAAG AGGACAGTGATGGAGGCTGTGACAACTATACTAGGAGATGAACTACATATCGGCATCCTTTTGCAGGGAAAAAAGATTCGAGACGACAACAAAACTCTTATTCAGACAGGGATATGCCAAGATGACAAACGTCATAGGTTAGGGTTCATGTTGGAGCCAAGACATACTAGGATTTCTTCACCTTCATACAATGAAGACCCTTGTTATTTAACTTCTAGTCCACAACAAAAGTTATCTAG GCAATCAACATCATTAATGTTCCAACAGGGAACATATAATGTATCTCAAGAACGCTCTCTGATCAAAATTGAAAGTTGTGCTGAAGGTGATCTCAAATTGTCCTCCTCTGTAGCAGATACTTCAGCTAACAATAACATGTCCAAGTGTCGTGCTCTAGTAGCAGTTCCTGCCATTAACATGCAAGCATTAGCTGTGGTCCCATTACGACGCAAATCTGGGAATCCTGACTTCGGACAGCGTCGAATTAGGAGGCCTTTCTCTGTTCTTGAAGTAGAAGCATTGGTTCAAGCAGTTGAAAAACTTGGAACTGGAAG GTGGCGCGATGTCAAACAACGTGCTTTCGATCATGCAAAGCATCGAACTTACGTGGATTTGAAG GATAAATGGAAGACATTGGTGCACACAGCGAGAATCTCCCCTCAGCAAAGAAGAGGAGAACCTGTACCTCAAGAGCTTTTAGATAGGGTCTTAGCCGCACACGCGTATTGGTCTCAACAACAGTGCAAGCACCAACTTAAACCTTTGTAA
- the LOC112743220 gene encoding telomere repeat-binding protein 5 isoform X2: MVLHKRLNYSFDGYHVPVIPRASRSVRGRGSIRKKRDNSHIHAFEILASVAGNFLHANESSNPENTSFAKEADLFHGNNVKEKENDETGLFKGDLFTHGTCSKITTTCVPSLQGEHDNQSHIEGQGQNVLEREDGGMKRRNSNEKIIHIKGSYVGVNEPGHKVFKDCTLENNVEKPLPECRNHLDSSHGGSIARKLVNTDNDENFARCTQSNLRNKISSPPLDTPKLKDASPIASDENNSRDNSELENLQRMYPFKKRKFFNQTSSSTSDRGSQCQGVFDFSDSKVNSTIHGIEESSSIAGQQVHPGSKGCNVKLSIKSFKVPELFIDIPETATIGSLKRTVMEAVTTILGDELHIGILLQGKKIRDDNKTLIQTGICQDDKRHRLGFMLEPRHTRISSPSYNEDPCYLTSSPQQKLSRQSTSLMFQQGTYNVSQERSLIKIESCAEGDLKLSSSVADTSANNNMSKCRALVAVPAINMQALAVVPLRRKSGNPDFGQRRIRRPFSVLEVEALVQAVEKLGTGRWRDVKQRAFDHAKHRTYVDLKDKWKTLVHTARISPQQRRGEPVPQELLDRVLAAHAYWSQQQCKHQLKPL; encoded by the exons ATGGTGTTGCATAAGAGGTTGAACTACAGCTTTGATGGCTATCATGTGCCTGTCATTCCTAGAGCTTCAAGATCTGTTAgg GGGAGAGGTTCCATCCGGAAGAAGCGCGACAACAGTCACATACATGCTTTTGAAATTTTAGCTAGTGTAGCTGGCAATTTCTTGCATGCAAACGAGAGTTCCAACCCTGAAAACACTTCTTTTGCAAAAGAAGCTGATCTTTTTCATGGTAATAATGTAAAGGAGAAAGAGAATGATGAAACAGGGTTGTTTAAGGGGGACCTTTTCACACACGGGACGTGTAGCAAAATTACCACTACTTGTGTCCCTAGTTTGCAAGGAGAACATGACAACCAAAG CCATATTGAAGGCCAAGGACAAAATGTCCTTGAGAGGGAAGATGGAGGCATGAAAAGAAGAAATTCTAATGAGAAAATCATCCATATCAAAGGCAGTTATGTCGGAGTTAATGAACCAGGTCATAAGGTATTTAAAGATTGCACTTTGGAAAATAATGTGGAAAAGCCTTTGCCAGAGTGTCGCAATCATCTTGATTCTTCGCACGGCGGTTCCATTGCTAGGAAATTAGTTAATACAGATAATGACGAAAACTTTGCTCGGTGCACTCAATCAAACTTGAGGAATAAGATATCGAGTCCACCATTAGACACACCAAAACTGAAGGATGCAAGTCCTATTGCAAGTG ATGAGAACAATAGTAGAGACAACTCTGAACTTGAAAATTTACAACGCATGTATCCATTTAAGAAGAGGAAGTTCTTTAATCAGACCTCATCATCCACATCCGATAGAGGCTCTCAGTGTCAAGGCGTATTTGATTTTTCAGACAGCAAAGTTAATAGCACAATCCATG GGATTGAAGAATCGTCCTCTATAGCTGGTCAACAGGTTCATCCTGGATCCAAGGGTTGTAATG TGAAGCTTAGCATAAAATCCTTCAAAGTCCCGGAGCTTTTCATTGATATACCAGAAACTGCAACAATTGGATCACTGAAG AGGACAGTGATGGAGGCTGTGACAACTATACTAGGAGATGAACTACATATCGGCATCCTTTTGCAGGGAAAAAAGATTCGAGACGACAACAAAACTCTTATTCAGACAGGGATATGCCAAGATGACAAACGTCATAGGTTAGGGTTCATGTTGGAGCCAAGACATACTAGGATTTCTTCACCTTCATACAATGAAGACCCTTGTTATTTAACTTCTAGTCCACAACAAAAGTTATCTAG GCAATCAACATCATTAATGTTCCAACAGGGAACATATAATGTATCTCAAGAACGCTCTCTGATCAAAATTGAAAGTTGTGCTGAAGGTGATCTCAAATTGTCCTCCTCTGTAGCAGATACTTCAGCTAACAATAACATGTCCAAGTGTCGTGCTCTAGTAGCAGTTCCTGCCATTAACATGCAAGCATTAGCTGTGGTCCCATTACGACGCAAATCTGGGAATCCTGACTTCGGACAGCGTCGAATTAGGAGGCCTTTCTCTGTTCTTGAAGTAGAAGCATTGGTTCAAGCAGTTGAAAAACTTGGAACTGGAAG GTGGCGCGATGTCAAACAACGTGCTTTCGATCATGCAAAGCATCGAACTTACGTGGATTTGAAG GATAAATGGAAGACATTGGTGCACACAGCGAGAATCTCCCCTCAGCAAAGAAGAGGAGAACCTGTACCTCAAGAGCTTTTAGATAGGGTCTTAGCCGCACACGCGTATTGGTCTCAACAACAGTGCAAGCACCAACTTAAACCTTTGTAA